TCTCGGTGCCGCTGGGCAAGGTCTCGCTCTTCCTGGCGGCGTTCTCGCTGCTCTACCTGGCGGTCTCGACCGTCACCGACGACACCTACCGCGAGCAGTTCTTCGGGCGGGTCACCCGCGAGCTCGAGCGCGCCGTGGGGGTGCGGGCGGTCTACCTCGCCCTGCGGGCCGAGCGCCCGGCGTCCGGTCAGGAGTGACCGGGCGCCGGGCGCTCGTGGGGGCGGGTCTCAGGCGTCGAGGTCCTGCTCGACCAGGGCCGCGATCGTGTCGACGTCGCCCTGGTCGTCGCCCGACACGGTGACCTGGTCGCCCTTGCCGGCGCCGAGGGTCATGATGAGCAGCGCGGACGACGCCTCGACCGGCTCCTCGCCATCGACGGCCAGGAAGACCTCGCTGTCGAGGTCGGCGGCCGCCTCGGAGATGGTGGCCGCGGGACGGGCGTGCAGGCCGACGGCGGAGCCGACGGTGACGGTCTTGCTGGGCATGGTGCTCCTCTGCTGGGTGGGTCGTTCGGGTGGTGGTGCGGATCAGACGGTGACGAGCGGGGTCTCGGTCGGGGTCGGTGCGGTCGACTTCAGCGCCAGGACCGCGGCACAGGCCACGGCGACGCCGGCCACCAGGGCGATCACGAAGCCCAGCACGCCGTCGACGGCGAAGAGGACGAACACCCCGCCGTGCGGGGCGCGCAGGCTCACCCCGAACAGCTCGGCCAGGCCGCCCGTGACGGCGCTGCCGAGCATGATCGAGGGGATCACGCGCAGCGGGTCGGCGGCGGCGAAGGGGATGGCGCCCTCGGTGATGAACGACGCCCCCAGCAGCCAGCCGGCCTTGCCGTTCTCGCGCTCGGCGGCGGTGAACAGCGAGGGACGCAGGACCGTGGCCAGCGCGAGGGCGATCGGCGGCACCATGCCGGCCAGCATCACCGCGGCCATGACCTTGAGCTGCGGCGCGTCGGTGGCCGTCGCGGCGGCTGCCAGCCCGGTCGTGGCGAAGGTGTAGGCCGTCTTGTTGAGCGGGCCACCCATGTCGAAGGCCATCATCGCGCCGAGCAGGGCAC
The Nocardioides marinisabuli genome window above contains:
- a CDS encoding HPr family phosphocarrier protein; this translates as MPSKTVTVGSAVGLHARPAATISEAAADLDSEVFLAVDGEEPVEASSALLIMTLGAGKGDQVTVSGDDQGDVDTIAALVEQDLDA